One genomic segment of Kogia breviceps isolate mKogBre1 chromosome 11, mKogBre1 haplotype 1, whole genome shotgun sequence includes these proteins:
- the PDCL3 gene encoding phosducin-like protein 3, whose protein sequence is MQDPNADTEWNDILRKKGILPSKESLKDLEKQAEEEEQRALQQSIVKTYEDMTLEELEDNEDEFNEEDERAVAMYRQQRLAEWKATQLKNKFGEVLEISGKDYVQEVTKAGEGLWVILHLYRQGIPLCALINQHFSGLARKFPDVKFIKAISTTCIPNYPDKNLPTIFVYLEGDIKAQFIGPLVFGGMNLTMDELEWKLSESGAIKTSLEENPKKPIEDVLLSSVLCSIPARRDSDSEDD, encoded by the exons ATGCAG GACCCCAATGCAGACACCGAGTGGAATGACATCTTACGCAAGAAGGGCATCTTGCCCTCAAAGGAGAGTTTGAAAGATCTGGAGAAGCAGGCGGAAGAGGAGGAGCAGCGGGCCCTTCAGCAGTCCATCG TGAAAACTTATGAAGACATGACTTTGGAAGAACTGGAGGATAATGAAGACGAATTTAATGAGGAAGACGAACGTGCAGTTGCAATGTACAG GCAGCAAAGACTGGCCGAGTGGAAGGCAACCCAACTGAAGAATAAATTTGGAGAAGTTTTGGAAATCTCAGGAAAGGATTATGTTCAAGAAGTGACCAAAGCCGGTGAGGGCTTGTGGGTCATCTTGCACCTTTACAGACAAGG gATTCCCCTTTGTGCCCTGATAAATCAGCACTTTAGTGGACTTGCCAGGAAGTTTCCTGATGTCAAATTTATCAAAGCCATTTCAACCACCTGCATACCCAACTATCCTGATAAGAATCTGCCCACAATATTTGTGTACCTTGAAGGTGATATCAAGGCTCAATTTATTGGACCTTTGGTGTTTGGTGGCATGAACCTGACAATGGATG AGTTGGAGTGGAAATTGTCTGAGTCTGGAGCAATCAAGACAAGCCTGGAGGAAAACCCTAAGAAACCCATAGAAGATGTGCTGCTTTCGTCCGTGCTGTGTTCCATCCCCGCCAGGAGGGACAGTGATTCCGAGGATGACTAA